In Aegilops tauschii subsp. strangulata cultivar AL8/78 chromosome 3, Aet v6.0, whole genome shotgun sequence, one genomic interval encodes:
- the LOC109748896 gene encoding uncharacterized protein has product MGAQRALLASFLLAALATQAFVSVSARTGPTDKAGQDDVKKPDCVPSLDPHNFPGHGGTTVPLPSHGGSSGTPPYHGGSGTTPSHGGSGSTPSHSGSGSLPDPSHGGYGTPPSHGGSGSLPDPSHSGGYGSTPDAPSHGEGAYGSSPTPSTGGAYGSSPTPSHDGGAYGSSPTPAHDGGSYSGTPAAPSHSSHGSVTPTPLIPVDPNSLGTCDYWRTHPMQIWSALGSWPSSVSHFFGAAGGAVAGGPSMSIQDALANTRTDGAGALLREGTAALLNSMTRPGFAYTTQQVRDAFAAAAAGGADSAAAAQAAAFKKANEGRKA; this is encoded by the exons ATGGGGGCGCAGAGAGCTCTCCTCGCGAGCTTCCTGCTCGCCGCGTTGGCCACCCAGGCCTTCGTCTCCGTCTCGGCCAGGACCGGCCCGACGGACAAGGCAGGCCAAG ATGACGTGAAGAAGCCGGACTGCGTGCCGTCGCTCGACCCGCACAATTTCCCCGGCCACGGGGGCACCACCGTGCCGCTTCCCTCGCACGGAGGCTCCTCCGGCACGCCCCCCTACCACGGAGGCTCCGGCACGACGCCGTCGCACGGCGGCTCCGGCTCGACTCCGTCGCACAGCGGCTCTGGTTCGTTGCCTGACCCGTCGCACGGCGGGTACGGGACGCCGCCTTCGCACGGGGGCTCTGGTTCGTTGCCTGACCCGTCGCACAGCGGAGGTTACGGGTCCACTCCGGATGCGCCGTCACACGGCGAAGGCGCGTACGGGAGCTCCCCGACGCCTTCCACTGGCGGTGCCTACGGCAGCTCACCCACGCCGTCCCACGACGGAGGCGCCTACGGGAGCTCCCCGACGCCGGCCCACGACGGAGGCTCCTACAGCGGAACTCCGGCTGCACCGTCGCACAGCAGCCACGGGTCTGTGACACCGACGCCGCTCATCCCAGTCGACCCCAACAGCCTCGGGACATGCGA CTACTGGAGGACGCACCCCATGCAGATCTGGTCGGCGCTGGGGAGCTGGCCGAGCTCAGTGAGCCACTTCTTCGGCGCCGCCGGTGGCGCGGTCGCCGGCGGGCCGAGCATGAGCATCCAGGACGCGCTGGCGAACACGAGGACCGACGGCGCCGGTGCGCTGCTGCGCGAGGGCACCGCCGCGCTGCTCAACTCCATGACCCGTCCGGGGTTCGCCTACACCACCCAGCAGGTGAGGGACGCGTTCGCGGCGGCCGCGGCCGGCGGCGCAGACAGCGCCGCGGCGGCGCAGGCGGCCGCGTTCAAGAAAGCCAACGAGGGGAGGAAGGCGTAG